One window of the Dethiosulfovibrio russensis genome contains the following:
- a CDS encoding acyl-CoA thioesterase codes for MRENVFVFRVRYAETDQMGIAHHGNYLTWFEMGRSSLCREWGKPYASWEDEGVFLPVVEASCRYKSPARYDEELSLHTSVEQVKPHSVTFKYRLYRGDKLLAEGKTRHAFATPDGKLIRGGHPLIRWLEERSTERP; via the coding sequence TTGAGGGAGAACGTTTTTGTTTTTCGCGTCAGATATGCCGAGACCGATCAGATGGGAATAGCGCACCATGGAAACTATCTCACTTGGTTTGAGATGGGGCGTTCCTCTCTATGTAGAGAATGGGGAAAGCCCTATGCAAGTTGGGAGGACGAGGGGGTCTTCCTGCCGGTGGTCGAGGCTTCCTGCAGGTATAAATCTCCGGCGAGGTACGACGAGGAGCTTTCCTTGCATACCTCGGTGGAGCAGGTAAAACCCCATAGCGTTACGTTCAAATATAGGTTGTACAGAGGGGATAAGCTGTTGGCAGAGGGGAAGACCCGCCATGCCTTTGCTACTCCGGACGGTAAATTGATCCGTGGCGGTCACCCCCTTATCCGATGGCTTGAGGAACGGTCGACAGAGAGGCCGTAA